Proteins encoded within one genomic window of Arachis ipaensis cultivar K30076 chromosome B08, Araip1.1, whole genome shotgun sequence:
- the LOC107611145 gene encoding uncharacterized protein LOC107611145, translating to MDLPLGYKSESSGLVCKLNKSIYGLRQASRQWFYKFTSALLTHKFKQSKHDYSLFSYGSGDKIVYLLVYVDDIILASPSKDMMHKVQKLLEASFKLKILGDLKYFLGLELARSSDGIVLSQRKYALSILEDTNFTDSKSVSLPMEANLRLSDSDGDLLADSSIYRRLIGRLMYLTISRPDITYAVSTLSQFSSKPITTHVNALHHLLRYLKGTVGQGLLFSAKSEKRLMAYADADWAGCPDTRRSVSGYCVFIGDSLISWRSKKQQTVS from the coding sequence ATGGACCTGCCTCTTGGTTACAAGTCCGAGAGCTCTGGACTCGTATGCAAGTTGAACAAGTCCATCTATGGTTTGAGACAAGCCTCAAGACAATGGTTCTATAAATTCACTTCAGCGCTGCTCACTCACAAGTTCAAACAGTCCAAGCATGATTACTCACTCTTCTCTTATGGTAGTGGTGACAAGATTGTTTACTTGCTGGTTTATGTAGATGACATCATACTAGCCAGTCCTTCCAAGGATATGATGCATAAGGTGCAGAAACTGTTAGAGGCCTCCTTCAAATTGAAGATTCTGGGTGATTTGAAGTATTTCTTGGGCTTGGAACTAGCAAGGTCCAGCGATGGAATTGTCCTCAGCCAAAGAAAGTACGCCTTAAGCATCTTGGAGGACACTAATTTTACAGATTCCAAGTCTGTTTCTCTGCCTATGGAGGCTAACCTCAGGCTAAGCGACTCCGATGGTGATTTGCTTGCGGACTCCTCCATCTACCGGAGACTAATAGGGAGGTTAATGTACCTCACCATATCCCGTCCAGACATTACCTATGCAGTGTCTACCCTTAGTCAATTCTCGTCTAAGCCTATAACTACTCACGTGAATGCACTTCACCATCTCTTGCGATACTTGAAAGGAACCGTGGGTCAAGGGTTATTATTTTCTGCAAAATCAGAAAAGAGGCTAATGGCTTATGCGGATGCAGATTGGGCGGGATGTCCCGACACTAGGAGAAGCGTTTCAGGTTACTGTGTGTTCATTGGGGACTCTCTGATTTCCTGGAGATCAAAGAAACAACAAACGGTTTCCTGA